Proteins co-encoded in one Pyxidicoccus xibeiensis genomic window:
- a CDS encoding response regulator: MTTLRKVMLVDDEDDIRTIGNLSLSRVGGWQTVLASSGAEALEKAAAEKPDLILLDVMMPGMDGPTTFGKLRAQASTASTPIIFMTAKIQKQEVARYLELGALGVIGKPFDPMTLPAEIRKLVPA, translated from the coding sequence ATGACGACCCTGCGCAAGGTGATGCTCGTCGACGACGAGGACGACATCCGCACCATCGGCAACCTGAGCCTGAGCCGGGTGGGCGGGTGGCAGACGGTGCTGGCGTCCTCGGGCGCGGAGGCGCTGGAGAAGGCCGCCGCCGAGAAGCCGGACCTCATCCTCCTGGACGTGATGATGCCCGGCATGGACGGGCCCACGACCTTCGGAAAGCTGCGCGCGCAGGCGTCCACCGCGAGCACGCCCATCATCTTCATGACGGCCAAGATTCAGAAGCAGGAGGTCGCCCGGTACCTGGAGCTGGGCGCGCTGGGGGTCATCGGCAAGCCGTTCGACCCGATGACGCTGCCGGCGGAGATTCGCAAGCTGGTGCCGGCATGA
- a CDS encoding ATP-binding protein: protein MKVSRLSKRSVVLAAGALLLLCGLFVVGRPWAVSENDRYRTGLRQLRVASAELELDVLRARQGLPEVHGTAAADFAALRARAEALRTFPSFLSDEDRRVMGASLDSYERALRESESLLARSRDADARGQKREADVALQALLERTASADAERLINTYLQLYERTQSRNERSRIAFFAVSLLLGAYVLVVLVRLSRASSELGVLNEDLERRVEERTAALSTANEGLRSSETRKAAILEAAPDGILLLDGKGHLLELNPAAERTFRLASAQAVGRDFLALALPASLPAGERERVAAALDAPAGRATRLESPCLRADGGVFPAELTIARVPGDGPPRFTAFVRDITERKEVERMKNEFISTVSHELRTPLTSIRGSLGLLEGGIVGDLPAPALDMVRIARTNTERLIRLINDILDLEKMEAGKLELKLALLEGAELVEATLAGVKGMADAAGVSLRSDVEGLPQVKGDRDRLIQVLTNLVSNAVKFSPRDAAVTVRVREEAGGRVRFSVVDQGPGITPEQRGRLFGRFQQLDGSDTRSKGGTGLGLAISQAIVDQHGGRIDVESEPGQGSTFTFTLEAAKPVASGVPTTVPRDESRYNVLVATADGELSTLLRGLLSAEGYRVVRAASLAEAVKAIEESMPDALVVDTQMPDGQALDWVRGLREQPRTRELPVLALSGRSAEGEGVGMPLWVDWMTKPLEETRLLKALRYAMRTPGQARVLVVDDDAATRRVLCAQLERLGVQVFEAADGESAVALARETTPDLIVLDVGLPRLDGFEVVDILRQGKGRATPLIVFTGRELSRTDERQLTLGITRHLTKARSSEDELVTSVRELLNGLLARREAAAAERKAL from the coding sequence ATGAAGGTCTCGCGCCTGTCGAAGCGCTCGGTGGTGCTGGCGGCGGGCGCGCTGCTGCTCCTGTGTGGCCTGTTCGTGGTGGGCCGGCCGTGGGCGGTGTCGGAGAACGACCGGTACCGCACGGGGCTGCGGCAGCTTCGCGTGGCCAGCGCGGAGCTGGAGCTGGACGTGCTGCGCGCGCGCCAGGGGCTGCCGGAGGTGCATGGCACGGCGGCGGCGGACTTCGCCGCGCTGCGGGCCCGCGCCGAGGCGCTGCGGACCTTCCCGTCCTTCCTGTCCGACGAGGACCGCCGTGTCATGGGGGCGTCGCTGGACTCCTACGAGCGGGCGCTTCGCGAGAGCGAGTCCCTGCTGGCGCGCTCCCGGGACGCGGACGCGCGGGGCCAGAAGCGCGAGGCGGACGTGGCCCTGCAGGCGCTGCTGGAGCGCACCGCGAGCGCCGATGCCGAGCGCCTCATCAACACCTACCTCCAGCTCTACGAGCGGACGCAGAGCCGCAACGAGCGCTCGCGCATCGCCTTCTTCGCGGTGTCGCTGCTGCTGGGCGCATACGTGCTGGTGGTGCTGGTGCGGCTGTCTCGCGCCAGCTCCGAGCTGGGCGTGCTCAACGAGGACCTGGAGCGGCGCGTGGAGGAGCGCACCGCCGCGCTGTCCACGGCGAATGAGGGGCTGCGCTCCAGCGAGACGCGCAAGGCGGCCATCCTGGAGGCCGCGCCGGACGGCATCCTCCTGCTGGACGGGAAGGGCCACCTGCTGGAGCTGAACCCGGCGGCGGAACGGACGTTCCGGCTGGCGTCCGCGCAGGCGGTGGGGCGGGACTTCCTGGCGCTGGCGCTGCCCGCGTCGCTGCCGGCGGGAGAGCGGGAGCGGGTGGCCGCCGCGCTGGACGCGCCCGCGGGCCGGGCCACGCGCCTGGAGTCGCCGTGCCTGCGCGCGGATGGAGGCGTCTTCCCGGCGGAGCTGACCATCGCCCGGGTGCCCGGGGACGGGCCGCCGCGCTTCACCGCCTTCGTGCGCGACATCACCGAGCGCAAGGAGGTGGAGCGGATGAAGAACGAGTTCATCTCCACCGTGAGCCACGAGCTGCGCACGCCGCTCACCTCCATCCGCGGCTCGCTGGGGCTGCTGGAGGGCGGCATCGTGGGGGATTTGCCCGCGCCGGCGCTGGACATGGTGCGCATCGCCCGCACCAACACCGAGCGGCTCATCCGCCTCATCAACGACATCCTGGACCTGGAGAAGATGGAGGCCGGCAAGCTGGAGCTGAAGCTGGCCCTGCTGGAGGGCGCGGAGCTGGTGGAGGCGACGCTGGCGGGCGTGAAGGGCATGGCGGACGCGGCGGGGGTGTCGCTGCGCTCGGACGTGGAAGGGCTGCCCCAGGTGAAGGGAGACAGGGACAGGCTCATCCAGGTGCTGACGAACCTGGTGTCCAACGCGGTGAAGTTCTCACCCCGGGACGCGGCGGTGACGGTGCGGGTGCGGGAGGAGGCGGGCGGGCGGGTGCGCTTCAGCGTGGTGGACCAGGGGCCGGGGATTACGCCGGAGCAGCGCGGCCGGCTGTTCGGGCGCTTCCAGCAGCTGGATGGCTCGGACACGCGCTCCAAGGGCGGCACGGGCCTGGGGCTGGCGATTTCGCAGGCGATTGTCGACCAGCACGGGGGCCGAATCGACGTGGAGAGCGAGCCAGGACAGGGCTCCACGTTCACCTTCACCCTGGAGGCGGCGAAGCCCGTGGCCAGCGGGGTGCCGACGACGGTGCCGAGGGACGAGTCCCGCTACAACGTGCTGGTGGCCACGGCGGACGGGGAGCTGTCGACGCTGCTGCGGGGGCTGCTGTCGGCGGAGGGCTACCGGGTGGTGCGCGCGGCCAGCCTGGCGGAGGCGGTGAAGGCGATAGAGGAGTCGATGCCGGACGCGCTGGTGGTGGACACGCAGATGCCGGACGGCCAGGCGCTGGACTGGGTGCGAGGCCTGCGCGAGCAGCCGCGCACGCGGGAGCTGCCGGTGCTGGCGCTGTCCGGGCGGTCCGCGGAGGGCGAGGGCGTGGGCATGCCGCTGTGGGTGGACTGGATGACGAAGCCGCTGGAGGAGACGCGGCTGTTGAAGGCGCTGCGCTACGCCATGCGGACGCCGGGGCAGGCGCGGGTGCTGGTGGTGGACGACGACGCGGCGACGCGGCGGGTGCTGTGCGCGCAGCTGGAGCGGCTGGGTGTGCAGGTGTTCGAGGCGGCGGACGGGGAGAGCGCGGTGGCGCTGGCGCGGGAGACGACGCCGGACCTCATCGTGCTGGACGTGGGGCTGCCGCGGCTGGACGGCTTCGAGGTGGTGGACATCCTGCGCCAGGGCAAGGGGCGGGCGACGCCGCTGATTGTATTCACGGGGCGGGAGCTGTCGCGGACGGACGAGCGGCAGCTCACGCTGGGGATTACGCGTCACCTGACGAAGGCGCGCTCCTCGGAGGACGAGCTGGTGACCTCCGTGCGCGAGCTGCTCAATGGCCTGCTGGCCCGGCGTGAGGCCGCGGCGGCGGAGAGAAAGGCACTCTAG